In Candidatus Defluviibacterium haderslevense, the following are encoded in one genomic region:
- a CDS encoding RecQ family ATP-dependent DNA helicase, translating into MNIISPEEILRKYWGHNEFRHIQKDIIESVLNKKDALALIPTGGGKSLCYQVPALMLDGFCLVISPLIALMQDQVMQLKDRNIQADLIYGGQHKRDMERIIDNAINGYLKLLYVSPERLQTAFFQDRLHRMKISFIAVDEAHCISQWGYDFRPSYLKIQDIRNNTSAPVLALTATATSKVQLDICDKLQLKNADIHKMSFKREHLSLVVKYEEHKLNQIQRIINKTKGTGLIYVRNRKQTVEIAQVLNQQGIVSDFYHAGLDHNVRAKKLADWMHGKTPVMVCTNAFGMGIDKSNVRWVIHGDIPSSIEEYFQEVGRAGRDGLRAYGVLLYNQKDLLRLQSQFDNMFPSLEEVQQLYKSLAIYFGIAAGSIMEDSRDFDLLDFCNKNNLVSEKVIHGIKILEQSNWLMTTSAVFQPSRIQIKVEPNEIHEFCQSFQQYSLILTNLMRSYEGIFNFPVAIYENQIAFQIKTNIDQVILWLNVLNREGLLSYFPFKEKPQLQFVAERQFNKTIGIDKVWFDFRKKMYQERMDLMISYLHLMQCRQQFLMNYFGEKDALPCGICDRCLEIKNAIIDPQIRTLWTSQIIEILKSNPKRSIRSILELYPSNKESWVLMILQELIGEEKIIRDLDYLYYNKK; encoded by the coding sequence TTCAAAAAGATATTATTGAATCCGTTCTAAATAAAAAAGATGCACTCGCTCTAATTCCTACCGGTGGCGGAAAATCCCTTTGTTATCAGGTTCCTGCATTGATGCTGGATGGTTTTTGTCTTGTGATTTCGCCATTAATTGCATTGATGCAAGATCAGGTCATGCAATTAAAAGACCGGAATATTCAAGCAGATTTAATTTATGGAGGTCAGCATAAGCGAGACATGGAACGGATCATTGATAATGCAATTAATGGTTATCTTAAATTACTCTATGTTTCTCCGGAACGATTGCAGACTGCTTTTTTTCAGGATCGGTTGCATCGGATGAAAATCAGTTTCATAGCCGTAGATGAAGCCCACTGCATATCACAATGGGGATATGACTTTAGGCCTTCTTATTTAAAAATACAGGATATCAGAAATAATACCTCAGCACCTGTTTTAGCTTTAACTGCAACAGCAACTTCCAAAGTTCAGCTTGATATTTGTGATAAACTACAACTCAAAAATGCAGACATCCATAAAATGTCTTTTAAAAGAGAACATTTGAGTCTTGTTGTGAAATACGAAGAACATAAATTAAATCAGATTCAAAGAATTATAAACAAGACTAAGGGCACTGGATTAATCTATGTTCGCAATCGCAAACAAACTGTGGAAATAGCTCAGGTTTTGAATCAACAAGGTATTGTTAGTGATTTTTATCACGCTGGTTTAGATCATAATGTCAGGGCTAAGAAGCTGGCTGATTGGATGCATGGAAAAACACCAGTAATGGTTTGTACCAATGCCTTTGGAATGGGTATCGATAAATCTAATGTGCGGTGGGTTATTCATGGGGATATTCCATCTAGTATTGAAGAATATTTTCAAGAAGTGGGACGTGCAGGTAGAGATGGTTTAAGAGCTTATGGTGTTTTGTTATATAATCAAAAGGACTTATTGAGATTGCAATCTCAATTTGACAATATGTTTCCCAGTCTGGAGGAAGTCCAGCAATTGTATAAATCGTTAGCCATTTACTTTGGAATTGCCGCTGGTTCAATTATGGAGGACAGTCGTGATTTTGATCTGTTAGATTTTTGCAACAAAAATAATTTAGTCTCAGAAAAAGTCATTCATGGTATAAAAATATTAGAACAATCGAATTGGCTAATGACCACATCAGCTGTCTTTCAACCCAGCAGAATTCAAATTAAAGTTGAGCCTAATGAAATCCATGAATTTTGTCAATCCTTCCAGCAATATTCTTTGATATTGACCAATTTAATGAGATCTTACGAAGGTATTTTTAATTTTCCGGTTGCAATCTATGAAAATCAGATAGCGTTTCAAATAAAGACCAATATTGACCAAGTAATATTGTGGCTGAATGTATTGAATCGGGAAGGACTCCTTTCTTATTTTCCATTCAAAGAAAAACCTCAGTTGCAATTCGTTGCTGAAAGACAATTTAATAAGACGATTGGTATTGACAAAGTCTGGTTTGATTTTCGAAAAAAAATGTATCAGGAGCGAATGGATTTGATGATTTCCTATCTGCATTTGATGCAATGTCGCCAACAGTTTTTGATGAATTATTTTGGTGAAAAGGATGCATTGCCTTGTGGTATATGTGATCGTTGTCTTGAAATAAAAAATGCAATCATCGATCCACAAATCAGAACTTTGTGGACCTCACAAATTATCGAAATTTTAAAATCCAATCCTAAAAGATCCATCAGATCAATTTTAGAATTGTACCCTTCTAATAAAGAATCTTGGGTATTGATGATCTTACAGGAATTAATAGGTGAAGAAAAGATTATTCGGGATTTGGATTATTTGTATTATAATAAGAAATAA